The following proteins come from a genomic window of Carassius auratus strain Wakin chromosome 18, ASM336829v1, whole genome shotgun sequence:
- the LOC113118489 gene encoding small acidic protein codes for MSSSDETCKGTKRPASPDESGAAQWESADLGTDERKQKFLRLMGAGKKEHTGRLVIGDHKSTSHFRSGAEDQKITTELEHQYRQGLDGKLSGRNRRHCGLGFSEPDPPAESASAAVPEKSDSSEKTPERPSKPDKEEKTHSSDTESEKQELHTDSKEDKKKTFKMAFVKST; via the exons ATGAGTTCTTCAGACGAAACATGTAAAGGCACGAAACGACCCGCATCTCCAGATGAA TCTGGAGCTGCACAATGGGAATCAGCAGATTTAGGGACAGACGAAAGGAAGCAGAAGTTTTTGAGGCTGATGGGAGCAGGAAAG AAAGAGCACACTGGACGCCTTGTTATTGGGGATCACAAGTCAACTTCCCATTTCCGCAGCG GGGCAGAGGATCAGAAGATTACCACAGAGCTCGAGCACCAGTATCGGCAGGGTCTGGATGGGAAGTTATCAGGAAGGAATAGGAGACACTGTGGACTGGGTTTCAGTGAG CCCGATCCACCTGCTGAGAGTGCGAGCGCCGCTGTGCCCGAGAAGTCAGACAGTTCAGAAAAGACCCCTGAACGACCATCAAAACCAGACAAGGAGGAGAAAACGCATTCATCCGACACAGAATCCGAGAAACAGGAACTGCACACAGACTCAAAGGAGGACAAgaaaaagacttttaaaatggcttttgtAAAATCCACATaa